In Paenibacillus sp. BIC5C1, a genomic segment contains:
- the rpsJ gene encoding 30S ribosomal protein S10: MAKQKIRIRLKAYDHRILDQSAEKIVETAKRSGAGVSGPIPLPTEKQIITILRAVHKYKDSREQFEQRTHKRLIDIVNPTPQTVDALMRLDLPSGVDIEIKL; encoded by the coding sequence ATGGCAAAGCAAAAAATTCGTATTCGTTTGAAAGCTTACGACCACAGAATTCTTGATCAATCCGCGGAGAAAATTGTTGAAACAGCAAAACGTTCGGGTGCAGGTGTATCCGGTCCGATTCCGCTTCCTACTGAAAAACAAATCATTACTATTCTTCGTGCGGTGCACAAGTACAAGGATTCTCGGGAACAATTCGAACAACGCACACATAAGCGTTTGATCGACATCGTTAACCCGACTCCACAAACTGTGGATGCCTTGATGCGCTTGGATCTGCCGTCCGGTGTAGATATCGAAATTAAATTGTAA